The Enterobacter mori genomic interval CGATGGCAAATGCCAGCAGCAGCGAGGTGAAGGCGATCATCGGTGCCAGAGTAAAGATCACACGGTCAGAGAAGCGTGGGATCCAGTCCTCTTTAAAGAACATCTTGATCATGTCCGCCACCAGCTGGAGTGAACCACCCCAGCCCACGCGGTTCGGTCCGTAACGGTTCTGGAACAGACCGAGCAGACGACGTTCGCCAAAGCTCATGAATGCGCCGCAGGTAACCACCACCAGCAGAATCACAACCGCTTTCAGAATGCTCAGCAGGATGTCGATAAGATCCGGCGTTAACCAACTCATGCTTTTGCCTCCTGCAGATTATCAAGACGCGCACCCGCCAGAACCGGCGCGATGCCAGGCATACCCATCGGCAGACCCACCTGCCCTGCTGTCAGACCTTCAGAAATAATCAGCGGCAGGCTGATGGTCTGGCCGTCATAGCTAAAGGCAATGTTCGCGCCCGCGTTAACGCCAAGCTTCGCGGCATCCGCCGGGTTGAGCTTGATGTACGGCTGCGGCATGCGGGTCTGGAAGACCGGTGAACGCTGGGACAGCTCGTCGCTACCGAACAGATGGTAGTACGGCGCGATACGCCAGTTGCCATCCTGCGCCTGGAAGCTCGCCGGTACGGTGGTGAAGAAGTCCAGACCGGTTTCGGAGGCTTCAATCAGACGCACGCCCGGATCGCCGTGGCGCAGGGAGCCACCCACTTCAGCCTGGAACTTGTTCCATGCCTGCGGGGAGTTCCAGCCCGGTGCCCACGCGAATGGGATTTGCGAACGCGGCGCAGACGGCTGGTTGTTCCCTTCCATGGAGAAGGCGAACATGGTGTCTTTATCCTGCGGCTGGCGCGGTTCGTGCACGCTGATGTTGGCGCGCATCGCGGTACGACCGCTGTAACGGTGCGGTTCACGTGCCAGTTTCTGGCCGCGAATGCGGAAGCTTGCTTCAGGTGCGGCATCTTTAATGCCTGCCAGCTGAGGCAGTTTTTCGACTACCGCGTCGATAACGTGGTCGAGTTGCGTCCAGTCCACTTCACGGCTCTGCACGGTGCTGTGCAGGGAGTGCAGCCAGCGCCAGCTTTCCAGCATCACGGTGTTGCTGTCGTAGTACGCCGGGTCATAAACCTGGAAGAAACGCTGCGCGCGGCCTTCGTTGTTGATCACCGTACCGTCGCTTTCTGCGAAACTTGCCGCAGAGAGCACCAGGTGCGCTTTGTCCATGATCGCGGTGCGCTGATGGTCAATCACCATCACCAGCGGCGCTTTGGAGAGCGCGGCGTCAACGCGTGCAGCAGAAGCATGGCGATGCAGGTCATTTTCCAGCACCACAACGGCGTCAGCAGAACCGGATTCCAGTTCGCTTAACGCTGCTTCCAGCGAGCCGCCGCCAATCATACCCAGACCGATGCTGTTCACCGCACGGGCAATCATGGTCACGCCGACGTCCGCACCGCGGCCTTTCAGGGCTTTGGCAACGTTGGCTGCTGCCTGAATGATTTCGGCGCTGCCGGCGTTGGTACCGGAAATAATCAGCGGTTTCTTCGCACCCGCCAGGGCCTGAACAATCACGTCGACCTTGTTCTGCAGGTCGCGATCCAGTTCAACGGCAGGCGAGTTGCTGTCCAGCGCGTGCGCAATCGCAAATCCAAGACGCGCCTGATCTTCCACCGGTGCGCAGTAGGTCCACGCCGCGATGTCGTCCAGACGGGTATTGTCAACGTTGGTCACAAACAGAGGATGCTTCGCGCGCTGGCCGATGTTCAGGATCGCCGCAATCTGCCAGTCGGCCACTTTCTGCGCGGCCGCCATTTCACGTGCTTTACCCTTCACCGCCTGACGAACCGCCAGAGCCGCGCGTGCGCCGGTCTGCGTCAGGTCTTCACCCAGCACCAGAACCGCATCGTAGGATTCAATTTCGCGCAGCGCAGGGGTATGAATACCGCCTTCACGCAGCACTTTCAGTACCAGCTGCAGACGTTCCTGCTCGCCCTGGGCGATACCGGTATAGAAGTTTTCCACGCCAACCAGCTCGCGCAGCGCGAAGTTGCTTTCGATGCTGGCGCGTGGGGAGCCGATACCGATCACTTTCTTCGACTGGCGCAGAATATCTGCCGCGCCCTGCATCGCCTGTTCAGCGTTCAGGGTGATGACGTCATCGCCACGGCGCTGAACCGGCTGACGCGGACGGTCTTTCAGGTTCACATAGCCATAGCCGAAACGACCGCGATCGCACAGGAAGTAGTGGTTAACGGTACCGTTATAACGGTTTTCGATACGGCGCAGTTCGCCGTAACGCTCACCCGGGCTGGTGTTACAGCCGAGGGAACACTGCTGGCAGATGCTTGGCGCAAACTGCATGTCCCATTTACGGTTGTAACGCTCGGAGTGGGTTTTATCCGTGAATACGCCGGTCGGGCAGATTTCGACCAGGTTACCGGAGAATTCGCTTTCAAGCGTACCGTCTTCCGGACGACCGAAGTAGACGTTGTCATGTGCGCCATACACGCCCAGATCCTGACCGTCTGCATAATCTTTGTAGTAACGCACGCAGCGGTAGCAGGCGATGCAACGGTTCATTTCGTGAGAGATGAACGGCCCCAGATCCTGATTACGGTGGGTACGCTTGGTAAAGCGATAGCGACGGAAGCTGTGACCAGTCATGACGGTCATATCCTGAAGGTGGCAGTTACCGCCCTCTTCACAAACCGGACAGTCGTGCGGGTGGTTGGTCATCAACCATTCCACCACGCTTTCACGGAACTGTTTGGCTTCTTCGTCATCAATCGAAATAAAGGTGCCTTCGGTGGCTGGCGTCATACAGGACATCACCAGGCGACCACGCGTGTCTTCCGCGTTTTGATATTGCTTCACCGCACACTGGCGGCAAGCACCGACGCTGCCCAGCGCCGGATGCCAGCAAAAGTACGGAATATCGAGGCCAAGAGACAGACAAGCTTCCAGCAGGTTGTCCGCCCCGTTGACTTCGTATTCTTTGCCGTCTACATGAATCGTAGCCATTAGCATGCTTCCAGTTGGCTCGAATTGCTTCGAGCGTTAATCAAAATTCTGTTTTTACCAGCGCGCTTTCAGCAGGTTCGGCTGAATACCATTGATCGAATGGGTATTGCTGAACGGCTGCTTGATGCCTGCTTCGAATTCGTCGCGGAAATATTTAATCGCGCTTTGCAGCGGCTCGACGGCACCCGGTGCGTGGGCACAGAAGGTTTTACCTGGCCCTAAGAATCGACACAGTTGCTCAAGTGTCTCGATATCGCCAGGCTGGCCTTCGCCACGTTCAATAGCACGCAGGATCTTCACGCTCCACGGCAGACCGTCACGGCACGGTGTGCACCAGCCGCAGGACTCGCGGGCGAAGAACTCTTCCAGGTTACGCACCAGCGAGACCATGCCGATCTCGTGATCGACGGCCATCGCCAGCGCCGTACCCAGACGGCTGCCTGCTTTACCAATGCTTTCGAATTCCATCGGCAGATCAAGGTGGGCTTCGGTCAGGAAGTCTGTCCCTGCCCCACCCGGCTGCCAGGCTTTGAATTTCAGGCCATCGCGCATGCCGCCGGCGTAGTCTTCAAGAATTTCGCGTGCGGTGGTACCGAACGGCAGTTCCCAGACGCCAGGATTTTTAACGCGACCGGAGAAGCCCATCAGCTTGGTACCGGCATCTTTACTTGACGAGATGCCCTGATACCACTCCACGCCGTTCGCGAGGATAGCCGGAACGTTACACAGGGTTTCGACGTTGTTTACGCAGGTCGGTTTACCCCATACGCCGGAGCTTGCCGGGAACGGTGGCTTGGAACGCGGGTTCGCGCGGCGGCCTTCCAGGGAGTTAATCAGCGCGGTCTCTTCACCGCAGATGTAACGCCCGGCACCGGTGTGCACGAACAGTTCGAAGTTAAAACCGGTTCCCAGAATGTTTTTACCCAGCAGACCCGCTTCGGTGGCTTCGGCAATCGCGCGACGCAGGTTTTCCGCCGCTTCGATGTACTCACCGCGCAGGAAGATGTAGCCACGGTAGGCTTTCAGCGCAAACGCGGAGATCAGCATGCCTTCCACCAGCAGGTGCGGCAGCTGTTCCATCAGCAGGCGGTCTTTATAGGTGCCCGGCTCCATTTCATCGGCGTTACACAGCAGGTAACGGATGTTCATGGATTCGTCTTTCGGCATCAGGCTCCACTTCAGACCGGTGGAGAAGCCCGCACCGCCGCGCCCTTTCAGGCCGGAGTCTTTTACCGCGTTAACGATATCGTCCGGTGCCATGCCGCCAAGGGCTTTACGCGCACCGGCATAGCCGTTTTTGCTTTCGTATTCTTCAAGCCATACCGGCTGTTTATCATCGCGCAGACGCCAGGTCAGCGGATGCGTCTCAGCAGTACGAATTACAGTTTTCATTTGTACTGCTCCAGCAGGTCAGGAATCGCTTCCGGCGTCAGATGGCTGTGAGTGTCCTCATCAATCATCATGGTCGGCCCCTTGTCGCAGTTACCCAGGCAGCAGGTCGGCAGCAGAGTAAAGCGTCCATCGAACGTGGTCTGGCCCGGCTTGATATTGAGCTTCTTCTCAATCGCAGCCTGAATGCCCTGATAACCGGTGATGTGGCAGACAACGCTGTCACAGTAGCGGATCACATGGCGGCCAACCGGCTGACGGAAGATCTGGCTGTAGAACGTGGCTACGCCTTCTACGTCACTTGCCGGAATACCCAGCACTTTCGCGATCTCGTAGATCGCCCCATCCGGCACCCAGCCACGCTGTTTCTGTACGATTTTCAGCGCTTCAATGGACGCCGCACGCGGGTCTTCGTAGTGGTGCATCTCGTGCTCAATAGCGGCACGTTCTGCTTCACTCAGCTCAAAAGCCTCGGTCTGTGGTTGTTGATTCTCGTGCATAATTAGCGGTCCACATCTGACATAACAAAATCGATACTACCCAGATACACAATCAGGTCGGAGACCAGACTGCCGCGAATGGCGGCGGGGATCTGCTGCAGGTGCGCGAAGCTTGGCGTACGTACTCGCGTACGGTAGCTCATGGTGCTGCCGTCGCTGGTCAGGTAGTAACTGTTGATACCCTTGGTCGCTTCAATCATCTGGAAGGACTCCTGCGCCGGCATGACCGGACCCCAGGAAACCTGCAGGAAGTGGGTGATCAGGGTTTCGATATGTTGCAGCGTGCGCTCTTTCGGTGGCGGCGTGGTCAGCGGGTGATCCGCTTTGAACGGGCCTTCCGGCATGTTGTTGAGGCACTGCTCAAGGATGCGCAGACTCTGGCGCAGCTCTTCCACTTTCAGCATCACGCGGGTGTAGCAGTCGGAAACGCCGCCGCCCACCGGGACTTCAAAGTCGAAGTTCTCGTAGCCAGAGTAAGGACGGGCTTTACGCACGTCGAAATCAATACCGGTCGCACGCAGACCTGCACCTGTCGTCCCCCACTCCAGCGCTTCTTTCGCACCGTAGGCAGCAACACCCTGAGAACGACCTTTCAGGATGGTGTTACGCAGCGCGGCTTTCTCGTAAGAGGCCAGACGTTTTGGCATCCAGTCGAGGAATTCACGCAGCAGACGGTCCCAGCCGCGCGGCAGATCGTGTGCCACACCGCCGATACGGAACCAGGCCGGGTGCATACGGAAACCGGTAATCGCTTCCACCAGATCGTAGATTTTCTGACGGTCAGTAAAGGCGAAGAATACCGGGGTCATCGCGCCGACGTCCTGAATGAACGTGGAGATGTACAGCAGGTG includes:
- the nuoG gene encoding NADH-quinone oxidoreductase subunit NuoG; amino-acid sequence: MATIHVDGKEYEVNGADNLLEACLSLGLDIPYFCWHPALGSVGACRQCAVKQYQNAEDTRGRLVMSCMTPATEGTFISIDDEEAKQFRESVVEWLMTNHPHDCPVCEEGGNCHLQDMTVMTGHSFRRYRFTKRTHRNQDLGPFISHEMNRCIACYRCVRYYKDYADGQDLGVYGAHDNVYFGRPEDGTLESEFSGNLVEICPTGVFTDKTHSERYNRKWDMQFAPSICQQCSLGCNTSPGERYGELRRIENRYNGTVNHYFLCDRGRFGYGYVNLKDRPRQPVQRRGDDVITLNAEQAMQGAADILRQSKKVIGIGSPRASIESNFALRELVGVENFYTGIAQGEQERLQLVLKVLREGGIHTPALREIESYDAVLVLGEDLTQTGARAALAVRQAVKGKAREMAAAQKVADWQIAAILNIGQRAKHPLFVTNVDNTRLDDIAAWTYCAPVEDQARLGFAIAHALDSNSPAVELDRDLQNKVDVIVQALAGAKKPLIISGTNAGSAEIIQAAANVAKALKGRGADVGVTMIARAVNSIGLGMIGGGSLEAALSELESGSADAVVVLENDLHRHASAARVDAALSKAPLVMVIDHQRTAIMDKAHLVLSAASFAESDGTVINNEGRAQRFFQVYDPAYYDSNTVMLESWRWLHSLHSTVQSREVDWTQLDHVIDAVVEKLPQLAGIKDAAPEASFRIRGQKLAREPHRYSGRTAMRANISVHEPRQPQDKDTMFAFSMEGNNQPSAPRSQIPFAWAPGWNSPQAWNKFQAEVGGSLRHGDPGVRLIEASETGLDFFTTVPASFQAQDGNWRIAPYYHLFGSDELSQRSPVFQTRMPQPYIKLNPADAAKLGVNAGANIAFSYDGQTISLPLIISEGLTAGQVGLPMGMPGIAPVLAGARLDNLQEAKA
- the nuoF gene encoding NADH-quinone oxidoreductase subunit NuoF, with product MKTVIRTAETHPLTWRLRDDKQPVWLEEYESKNGYAGARKALGGMAPDDIVNAVKDSGLKGRGGAGFSTGLKWSLMPKDESMNIRYLLCNADEMEPGTYKDRLLMEQLPHLLVEGMLISAFALKAYRGYIFLRGEYIEAAENLRRAIAEATEAGLLGKNILGTGFNFELFVHTGAGRYICGEETALINSLEGRRANPRSKPPFPASSGVWGKPTCVNNVETLCNVPAILANGVEWYQGISSSKDAGTKLMGFSGRVKNPGVWELPFGTTAREILEDYAGGMRDGLKFKAWQPGGAGTDFLTEAHLDLPMEFESIGKAGSRLGTALAMAVDHEIGMVSLVRNLEEFFARESCGWCTPCRDGLPWSVKILRAIERGEGQPGDIETLEQLCRFLGPGKTFCAHAPGAVEPLQSAIKYFRDEFEAGIKQPFSNTHSINGIQPNLLKARW
- the nuoE gene encoding NADH-quinone oxidoreductase subunit NuoE, which gives rise to MHENQQPQTEAFELSEAERAAIEHEMHHYEDPRAASIEALKIVQKQRGWVPDGAIYEIAKVLGIPASDVEGVATFYSQIFRQPVGRHVIRYCDSVVCHITGYQGIQAAIEKKLNIKPGQTTFDGRFTLLPTCCLGNCDKGPTMMIDEDTHSHLTPEAIPDLLEQYK